In Oncorhynchus keta strain PuntledgeMale-10-30-2019 chromosome 19, Oket_V2, whole genome shotgun sequence, a single genomic region encodes these proteins:
- the LOC118398397 gene encoding tribbles homolog 2 isoform X1 — protein sequence MNIQRSNPINISRYGRSRHKATEFEELSCLRTTESSQSFSPNLGSPSPPETPDSSHCISCIGNYLLLEPLEGDHVFRAAHLHTGEELVCKVFEIGRYQESLAAYFALGRHEHINQVVEVLLGEKRAYVFFERSHGDMHSFVRTCKKLREDEAARLFRQIASAVAHCHDNGVVLRDLKLRKFVFRNEDRSLVKLESLEDTYILEGHDDSLSDKHGCPAYVSPEILNASGSYSGKAADVWSLGVMLYTILVGRYPFHDVEPGSLFSKIRRGHFSIPETLTPKAKCLIRSILRREPAERLTSREILEHPWFLSSGAAGGAVVQGRGEREQEQTVPEVNMEEELDQFFS from the exons ATGAACATACAGAGATCAAATCCCATCAACATCTCGCGTTATGGGAGATCACGGCACAAAGCAACCGAATTCGAGGAGTTATCTTGCTTGAGGACTACAGAATCCAGCCAGAGTTTCAGTCCTAACCTAGGATCCCCTAGCCCCCCCGAAACACCGGATTCCTCCCACTGTATCTCCTGCATCGGGAACTACCTGCTCCTCGAGCCATTGGAGGGGGACCACGTTTTCAGAGCCGCCCACCTGCACACCGGTGAAGAGCTTGTATGTAAG gtGTTTGAGATAGGCCGCTACCAGGAGTCCCTGGCGGCCTACTTCGCCCTGGGCAGACATGAGCACATCAACCAGGTGGTGGAGGTCCTGCTGGGGGAGAAGCGGGCCTACGTCTTCTTCGAGAGGAGCCACGGAGACATGCACTCCTTCGTCCGCACCTGCAAGAAGCTACGCGAGGACGAGGCCGCCAGACTCTTCCGTCAGATAGCCTCGGCTGTGGCGCATTGCCATGACAACGGCGTGGTCCTCCGGGACCTCAAGCTGAGGAAGTTTGTCTTCCGGAACGAGGACAG GAGCCTTGTGAAGCTGGAGAGCCTAGAAGACACCTACATCCTGGAGGGCCATGACGACTCTCTGTCAGACAAACATGGCTGCCCCGCCTACGTCAGCCCCGAGATCCTCAACGCCAGCGGCAGCTACTCGGGCAAGGCGGCCGACGTCTGGTCCCTGGGCGTCATGCTCTACACCATCCTGGTGGGCCGCTACCCCTTCCACGACGTAGAACCCGGCTCCCTGTTCAGTAAGATCCGCCGGGGCCACTTCAGCATCCCAGAGACCCTGACGCCCAAGGCCAAGTGTCTGATCCGGAGTATCCTCCGCCGGGAGCCCGCAGAGCGCCTCACATCCCGGGAGATCCTGGAGCACCCCTGGTTCTTATCCTCCGGGGCAGCAGGTGGCGCTGTGgtccaggggagaggggagagggagcaggagCAGACTGTCCCCGAGGTGAACATGGAGGAGGAGCTGGATCAGTTCTTCAGCTGa
- the LOC118398397 gene encoding tribbles homolog 2 isoform X2, translating to MHSFVRTCKKLREDEAARLFRQIASAVAHCHDNGVVLRDLKLRKFVFRNEDRSLVKLESLEDTYILEGHDDSLSDKHGCPAYVSPEILNASGSYSGKAADVWSLGVMLYTILVGRYPFHDVEPGSLFSKIRRGHFSIPETLTPKAKCLIRSILRREPAERLTSREILEHPWFLSSGAAGGAVVQGRGEREQEQTVPEVNMEEELDQFFS from the exons ATGCACTCCTTCGTCCGCACCTGCAAGAAGCTACGCGAGGACGAGGCCGCCAGACTCTTCCGTCAGATAGCCTCGGCTGTGGCGCATTGCCATGACAACGGCGTGGTCCTCCGGGACCTCAAGCTGAGGAAGTTTGTCTTCCGGAACGAGGACAG GAGCCTTGTGAAGCTGGAGAGCCTAGAAGACACCTACATCCTGGAGGGCCATGACGACTCTCTGTCAGACAAACATGGCTGCCCCGCCTACGTCAGCCCCGAGATCCTCAACGCCAGCGGCAGCTACTCGGGCAAGGCGGCCGACGTCTGGTCCCTGGGCGTCATGCTCTACACCATCCTGGTGGGCCGCTACCCCTTCCACGACGTAGAACCCGGCTCCCTGTTCAGTAAGATCCGCCGGGGCCACTTCAGCATCCCAGAGACCCTGACGCCCAAGGCCAAGTGTCTGATCCGGAGTATCCTCCGCCGGGAGCCCGCAGAGCGCCTCACATCCCGGGAGATCCTGGAGCACCCCTGGTTCTTATCCTCCGGGGCAGCAGGTGGCGCTGTGgtccaggggagaggggagagggagcaggagCAGACTGTCCCCGAGGTGAACATGGAGGAGGAGCTGGATCAGTTCTTCAGCTGa